The following coding sequences lie in one Rhizobium rhododendri genomic window:
- the msrQ gene encoding protein-methionine-sulfoxide reductase heme-binding subunit MsrQ — translation MVLSLALPKRFQPASVWLLYVVGLLPAAYAFYLGATGNLGADPTKTFELFLGLWAIRFLILTLAITPLRDLVGWNWLRYRRALGLLCFYYVVMHFLVYTILDQALMLDAILGDILKRPFIMFGMAGLVMLIALAVTSNRYSIRQMGKNWIWLHRLVYIIAVCGALHFALSTKVLSLEQYVYIGLLIVMILYRSYRPIMMQRRRGTRQRAVAA, via the coding sequence ATGGTCCTGTCCCTCGCGCTGCCGAAACGCTTCCAGCCAGCCTCCGTCTGGCTGCTTTACGTCGTCGGACTTCTTCCCGCCGCCTACGCATTCTACCTTGGCGCCACCGGCAATCTTGGCGCCGATCCGACCAAGACCTTCGAGCTTTTCCTCGGCCTCTGGGCCATCCGCTTCCTGATCCTGACGCTCGCGATCACCCCGCTCCGCGACCTCGTCGGCTGGAACTGGCTGCGCTACCGCCGCGCCCTGGGGCTGCTCTGCTTCTATTATGTCGTGATGCATTTTCTGGTCTACACCATCCTCGACCAGGCGCTGATGCTCGACGCCATCCTCGGCGACATCCTGAAGCGACCCTTCATCATGTTCGGCATGGCAGGGCTGGTGATGCTGATCGCGCTGGCCGTGACCTCGAACAGGTACTCGATACGGCAGATGGGCAAGAACTGGATCTGGCTGCACCGGCTCGTCTACATCATCGCCGTCTGTGGCGCTCTCCACTTCGCACTATCGACCAAGGTGCTTTCGCTCGAGCAGTACGTCTATATCGGCCTCCTGATAGTGATGATCCTCTACAGGTCCTACCGGCCAATCATGATGCAACGACGACGCGGAACGCGGCAGAGGGCGGTGGCTGCCTGA
- the msrP gene encoding protein-methionine-sulfoxide reductase catalytic subunit MsrP gives MATYQPPKIAASEITPRQTYLGRRAFLATAAGAGLSIAGGTTAMAEALAASKTDYKVDEKLTPKKDVTTYNNFYEFGTDKADPAANSGKFKPRPWTITVDGMVGKPQTLDIDALIKAFPPEERVYRMRCVEAWSMVIPWDGFQLSKLLDMVEPLGSAKYVAFETIVRPSEMPGQSGSFQSLNWPYVEGLRLDEARNPLALLAVGLYGETLPNQNGAPIRLVVPWKYGFKGIKSIVRITLTDKQPMNTWQVSNPGEYGFYANVNPAVDHPRWSQATERRIGEGGFFSSSRHPTLPFNGYADQVASLYAGMDLKANY, from the coding sequence ATGGCCACCTACCAACCGCCCAAGATTGCCGCCTCCGAGATCACGCCTCGCCAGACCTATCTAGGCCGCCGCGCCTTCCTGGCGACAGCAGCAGGCGCCGGCCTGTCGATCGCCGGTGGCACCACAGCCATGGCGGAAGCGCTGGCAGCGTCGAAGACCGACTACAAGGTCGATGAAAAGCTGACGCCGAAGAAGGATGTCACGACCTACAACAACTTCTACGAATTCGGCACGGACAAGGCCGATCCCGCCGCCAACTCCGGCAAATTCAAGCCGCGCCCGTGGACGATCACCGTCGATGGCATGGTGGGCAAGCCGCAGACCCTCGACATCGACGCGCTGATCAAGGCCTTTCCTCCAGAAGAGCGTGTGTACCGGATGCGGTGCGTCGAGGCATGGTCCATGGTCATACCCTGGGACGGTTTCCAGCTATCCAAGCTGCTCGACATGGTGGAGCCGCTGGGCAGCGCGAAATACGTCGCCTTCGAGACCATCGTCCGGCCGTCCGAGATGCCCGGCCAATCCGGCAGCTTCCAGTCCCTGAACTGGCCCTATGTCGAAGGACTGCGGCTGGACGAAGCGCGCAACCCGCTGGCGCTGCTTGCCGTCGGGCTCTATGGCGAGACGCTGCCCAACCAGAACGGTGCGCCGATACGCCTGGTGGTTCCGTGGAAATACGGCTTCAAGGGCATCAAGTCGATCGTCCGCATCACGCTCACCGACAAGCAGCCGATGAACACCTGGCAGGTCTCCAACCCCGGCGAATACGGTTTTTATGCCAACGTCAACCCGGCGGTCGATCACCCCCGCTGGAGCCAGGCGACCGAGCGCAGGATCGGCGAAGGCGGCTTCTTCTCCTCCAGCCGCCACCCCACCCTGCCCTTCAACGGCTATGCCGACCAGGTGGCAAGCCTCTACGCCGGCATGGATCTTAAGGCGAACTACTAA
- the ilvD gene encoding dihydroxy-acid dehydratase, which translates to MPAYRSRTTTHGRNMAGARGLWRATGMKDSDFGKPIIAVVNSFTQFVPGHVHLKDLGQLVAREIEAAGGVAKEFNTIAVDDGIAMGHDGMLYSLPSRELIADSVEYMVNAHCADAMVCISNCDKITPGMLMASLRLNIPTVFVSGGPMEAGKVTMHGKTVSLDLVDAMVAAADDKISDEDVAVIERSACPTCGSCSGMFTANSMNCLTEALGLSLPGNGSTLATHSDRKELFLEAGRRIVDLAKRYYEKDDVTALPRTIASKGAFENAMALDIAMGGSTNTVLHILAAAHEGEVDFTMDDIDRLSRKVPCLSKVAPAKSDVHMEDVHRAGGIMAILGELERAGLLNSDLPTIHAPTLGDAIAQWDIAITANPAALKLFSAAPGGVPTQVAFSQSSRWDDLDVDREKGVIRSAEHPFSKDGGLAVLKGNLAVDGCIVKTAGVDESILKFSGPARVFESQDSSVKAILANEVKAGDVVVIRYEGPKGGPGMQEMLYPTSYLKSKGLGKACALITDGRFSGGTSGLSIGHASPEAANGGTIGLVREGDMIDIDIPNRSISLRVSDEELAARRAQQDAQGWFPVEKRKRNVTTALKAYAAFATSADKGAVRDLSGR; encoded by the coding sequence ATGCCAGCCTACCGTTCGAGAACCACCACCCACGGCCGCAACATGGCCGGTGCCCGCGGCCTGTGGCGCGCAACAGGCATGAAGGACAGCGATTTCGGCAAGCCTATCATTGCCGTCGTCAACTCCTTCACGCAGTTCGTTCCCGGCCACGTGCACTTGAAGGATCTTGGCCAGCTGGTGGCGCGCGAAATCGAAGCGGCCGGCGGCGTAGCCAAGGAATTCAACACCATTGCCGTCGACGACGGGATCGCCATGGGCCATGACGGCATGCTCTATTCGCTGCCATCGCGTGAGCTGATCGCCGACAGCGTCGAATACATGGTCAACGCCCATTGCGCCGATGCCATGGTCTGCATTTCGAATTGCGACAAGATCACCCCGGGCATGCTGATGGCTTCGCTCCGCCTCAACATCCCAACCGTCTTCGTCTCCGGCGGCCCGATGGAAGCCGGCAAGGTCACCATGCATGGCAAGACCGTATCGCTCGACCTCGTCGATGCGATGGTGGCTGCAGCCGACGACAAGATCAGCGACGAAGACGTCGCCGTAATCGAGCGCTCGGCCTGTCCGACCTGCGGCTCGTGCTCGGGCATGTTCACCGCCAACTCGATGAACTGCCTGACGGAAGCGCTCGGTCTCTCGTTGCCGGGCAATGGCTCGACGTTGGCCACCCATTCAGACCGCAAGGAGCTGTTCCTGGAAGCCGGCCGTCGTATCGTCGATCTCGCCAAACGCTACTACGAGAAGGACGATGTCACGGCACTGCCGCGCACCATCGCCTCCAAGGGCGCCTTCGAGAACGCCATGGCGCTCGACATCGCCATGGGCGGATCTACCAACACGGTCCTTCACATCCTGGCCGCAGCCCACGAGGGCGAGGTCGACTTCACGATGGACGACATCGACCGTCTGTCGCGCAAGGTGCCCTGCCTGTCGAAGGTCGCGCCGGCCAAGTCCGACGTTCACATGGAAGATGTGCATCGTGCCGGCGGTATCATGGCAATCCTCGGCGAGCTGGAACGTGCCGGCCTGCTGAATTCCGACCTGCCGACCATCCACGCGCCGACGCTCGGTGATGCGATCGCACAATGGGATATTGCCATCACCGCCAACCCGGCAGCACTGAAGCTGTTCAGTGCGGCTCCGGGTGGCGTGCCGACGCAGGTTGCCTTCAGCCAGAGTTCGCGCTGGGACGACCTCGACGTCGACCGCGAAAAGGGTGTCATCCGCAGCGCCGAGCATCCGTTCTCCAAGGATGGCGGCCTGGCTGTTCTCAAGGGCAATCTCGCCGTAGACGGATGCATCGTCAAAACGGCAGGCGTCGATGAAAGCATTCTGAAGTTCTCCGGCCCGGCCCGCGTCTTCGAAAGCCAGGATTCGTCGGTCAAGGCGATCCTTGCCAACGAGGTCAAGGCCGGCGATGTCGTTGTCATCCGTTACGAAGGTCCGAAGGGCGGTCCTGGCATGCAGGAGATGCTCTACCCAACCAGCTATCTGAAATCGAAAGGTCTGGGCAAAGCCTGCGCTCTCATCACCGATGGTCGTTTTTCGGGCGGCACGTCCGGCCTGTCTATCGGTCATGCGTCGCCGGAAGCTGCCAATGGCGGTACGATTGGCCTGGTGCGCGAAGGCGACATGATCGACATCGATATCCCGAACCGCTCCATCAGCCTGCGCGTCAGCGACGAGGAGCTCGCAGCCCGCCGCGCCCAGCAGGATGCACAGGGCTGGTTCCCGGTCGAGAAGCGCAAGCGCAACGTGACGACGGCGCTCAAGGCCTATGCCGCCTTTGCCACAAGCGCCGACAAGGGCGCGGTGCGCGATCTCAGCGGCCGTTAG
- a CDS encoding lysozyme inhibitor LprI family protein, protein MDHSPLTLTTRRRSANLVCAALVGLLPILSPLGSAKAASFDCDGKTLQPDEKMICDTRSLNDADVKMATTFELISGLLAMGSRGTLQDEQSAWLKKRQACGADAACLKTSYEDRLKQLDVAYKNLARPN, encoded by the coding sequence ATGGATCATTCGCCTCTGACACTCACCACCCGCCGCCGGTCTGCCAACCTAGTTTGCGCAGCGCTTGTCGGCTTGCTGCCGATCCTGTCGCCGCTAGGCTCGGCAAAGGCCGCCAGCTTCGATTGCGACGGCAAGACGCTTCAGCCGGATGAGAAAATGATCTGCGACACTCGCAGCCTGAACGATGCGGACGTCAAGATGGCCACGACCTTCGAGCTGATCTCCGGCCTTCTCGCCATGGGATCGCGCGGCACGCTGCAGGACGAACAGAGCGCCTGGCTGAAGAAGCGCCAGGCCTGCGGCGCGGATGCGGCATGCTTGAAGACCTCCTACGAGGACCGCCTGAAGCAGCTGGATGTCGCCTACAAGAACCTCGCCCGTCCGAACTGA
- a CDS encoding DegQ family serine endoprotease, with amino-acid sequence MQGLLKRAAIPMLALVVTLPAPVYAETAKAVPENKMEMQLSFSPLVKQTAGSVVNVYAERVVHQQSPFAGDPFFQQFFGQRMPNRTEKQTSLGSGVIVEANGTIITNNHVVDGADDIKIALSDGREFPCKVVLKDDRVDLAVLKIDTKEQLPMLPIGNSDTLEVGDLVLAIGNPFGVGQTVTSGIVSALARNQVKNEVGFFIQTDAAINPGNSGGALINMKGELIGLNTAIFSQSGGSNGIGFAIPANLVRVFLAAADRGDKSFERPYIGATFEPVTSEVADALGLKRVRGALITKVTDNGPAAEAGLKAGEVVTALNGVSVEHPDALGYRLTTAGLGATVSLTVLDNGNEREAKMTLASAPETQPREEKLITGSNPFSGATVANLSPRVADELHMPTDTAAGVVVEKLKDDSAAARLGFQPKDIIISVNGTPITNTKSLAAIAASEPDIWRVEIERDGQRIRQFFR; translated from the coding sequence ATGCAAGGTTTGCTCAAACGCGCTGCGATCCCTATGCTCGCGCTCGTCGTCACGCTTCCCGCCCCGGTCTACGCCGAGACGGCCAAGGCCGTGCCGGAAAACAAGATGGAAATGCAGCTTTCCTTCTCGCCGCTGGTCAAGCAGACGGCTGGCTCGGTCGTCAATGTCTACGCGGAACGCGTCGTGCACCAGCAGTCTCCTTTCGCCGGGGATCCCTTCTTCCAGCAGTTCTTCGGTCAGCGCATGCCGAACCGCACCGAAAAGCAGACATCGCTGGGCTCCGGCGTCATCGTCGAGGCGAACGGTACGATCATCACCAACAACCACGTGGTCGATGGCGCCGACGACATCAAGATCGCCCTTTCAGATGGCCGCGAATTCCCCTGCAAGGTGGTCCTCAAGGATGACCGGGTCGATCTCGCCGTGCTGAAGATCGACACGAAAGAGCAGTTGCCGATGCTGCCGATCGGCAATTCCGATACGCTCGAGGTCGGCGACCTCGTGCTTGCCATCGGCAACCCCTTCGGCGTGGGCCAGACAGTAACCAGCGGTATCGTTTCGGCGCTTGCTCGCAACCAGGTGAAGAACGAGGTCGGGTTTTTCATCCAGACTGACGCTGCCATCAACCCCGGAAATTCCGGTGGGGCGCTGATAAACATGAAAGGCGAACTGATCGGCCTCAACACGGCGATCTTCTCGCAGAGCGGCGGGTCGAACGGCATCGGCTTCGCCATTCCCGCCAATCTCGTGCGCGTCTTCCTTGCTGCCGCCGATCGCGGTGACAAGAGTTTCGAGCGCCCTTACATCGGAGCCACCTTTGAGCCGGTGACCTCCGAAGTCGCCGATGCGCTCGGCCTGAAGCGGGTTCGCGGAGCCCTGATCACCAAGGTCACCGACAACGGTCCCGCCGCCGAGGCCGGTCTCAAGGCTGGCGAAGTCGTCACCGCCCTCAACGGCGTATCCGTCGAGCATCCCGATGCTCTCGGCTACCGTCTGACAACCGCCGGGCTCGGCGCGACGGTATCGCTGACCGTGCTCGACAACGGCAATGAGCGGGAAGCGAAAATGACGCTGGCAAGCGCTCCCGAAACGCAGCCGCGCGAGGAGAAGCTGATTACTGGCAGCAATCCCTTCTCCGGTGCGACAGTGGCCAACCTGTCGCCGCGCGTGGCGGATGAGTTGCACATGCCGACCGATACGGCCGCAGGCGTCGTTGTCGAAAAGCTGAAGGATGATTCCGCTGCTGCGCGTCTCGGCTTCCAGCCGAAGGACATCATTATCTCCGTCAATGGCACGCCGATCACCAACACAAAGAGCCTCGCGGCGATTGCTGCCAGCGAACCCGATATCTGGCGCGTGGAGATCGAGCGGGACGGTCAGCGCATCCGGCAATTCTTCCGATGA
- a CDS encoding replication-associated recombination protein A translates to MSNDLFAPQIPAEVASKRPLADRLRPQTLAEVTGQQHLTGDDGVLRRMIESGSLGSMIFWGPPGTGKTTVARLLSGEAGLAFEQISAIFSGVADLKKMFETARMRRMDGRQTLLFVDEIHRFNRAQQDSFLPVMEDGTVILVGATTENPSFELNAALLSRARVLTFRAHDEDSLRELLQRAERVEAKPLPLTDDARDSLIRMADGDGRAVLTLAEEVWRAARADEVFDTAALTEIVQRRAPVYDKAQDGHYNLISALHKSVRGSDPDAALYYLARMFDAGEDPLYLGRRLVRMAVEDIGLADPQALVICNAAKDAYDYLGSPEGELAFAQACVYLATAPKSNAVYTAFKAATRAAKENGSLLPPKHILNAPTKLMRGEGYGDGYRYDHDEPDAFSGQDYFPEKLGRQKFYDPPERGFERDIKKRLEWWAKLRKERAGE, encoded by the coding sequence ATGAGCAATGACCTGTTTGCTCCGCAGATCCCGGCAGAGGTTGCCAGCAAGCGACCCTTGGCGGACCGTCTGCGGCCGCAGACGCTGGCCGAGGTCACCGGCCAGCAGCATCTGACGGGCGACGATGGCGTGCTCCGGCGGATGATCGAGAGCGGTTCGCTCGGATCGATGATTTTCTGGGGCCCGCCTGGCACCGGCAAAACCACGGTCGCAAGGCTGCTGTCGGGTGAGGCGGGTCTCGCCTTCGAGCAGATCTCGGCCATCTTCTCCGGCGTCGCAGATCTCAAGAAGATGTTCGAGACCGCCCGTATGAGGCGCATGGATGGCCGCCAGACCTTGCTGTTCGTCGACGAGATCCACCGTTTCAACCGTGCCCAGCAGGATAGCTTTCTGCCGGTCATGGAGGACGGCACCGTCATCCTGGTCGGTGCGACGACGGAAAACCCTTCCTTCGAACTGAACGCCGCTCTGCTGTCGCGCGCCCGCGTGCTGACGTTCCGTGCCCATGACGAGGACAGCCTGCGTGAACTGCTGCAGCGTGCCGAGCGGGTGGAGGCAAAGCCGCTACCGTTGACCGATGACGCCCGTGACAGCCTGATCAGGATGGCGGATGGCGATGGTCGTGCGGTGCTGACACTTGCCGAAGAAGTATGGCGGGCAGCGCGGGCGGACGAGGTCTTCGACACCGCAGCCCTGACAGAAATTGTCCAGCGCAGGGCGCCCGTCTACGACAAGGCGCAGGATGGGCATTACAATCTGATTTCAGCGCTGCACAAGTCGGTGCGTGGGTCGGACCCGGATGCGGCGCTCTATTACCTGGCACGAATGTTCGACGCCGGTGAGGATCCGCTCTATCTCGGACGACGCCTCGTGCGCATGGCGGTCGAGGATATCGGGCTGGCCGATCCGCAGGCTCTGGTCATCTGCAACGCCGCCAAGGACGCCTACGACTATCTGGGCTCGCCCGAGGGCGAACTGGCCTTCGCGCAGGCCTGCGTCTATCTGGCAACCGCACCGAAATCGAACGCGGTCTATACGGCTTTCAAGGCGGCGACGCGGGCAGCCAAGGAGAATGGTTCGCTGCTGCCGCCCAAGCATATCCTCAACGCCCCCACCAAGCTGATGCGCGGCGAGGGATATGGCGACGGCTATCGCTACGATCACGACGAGCCGGATGCCTTTTCAGGCCAGGATTACTTTCCCGAAAAACTCGGACGTCAGAAATTCTACGATCCACCCGAGCGGGGTTTTGAGCGCGATATCAAGAAGCGTCTGGAATGGTGGGCAAAGCTTCGCAAGGAGCGGGCCGGCGAGTGA
- a CDS encoding DUF1883 domain-containing protein yields MPKPAFRYTHYDLGDQRAETTIEITLSAVANVRLMTGGNFQRFKETLKHQFVGGVAKKSPIRLTVPETGHWHLVVDMEGHKGLAESSVKLIEKALAPRIQRAAAG; encoded by the coding sequence ATGCCAAAGCCAGCCTTCCGTTACACCCATTACGATCTGGGCGACCAGCGCGCAGAGACGACGATTGAAATCACCCTCTCTGCCGTCGCCAATGTCAGGCTGATGACAGGTGGAAATTTCCAGCGTTTCAAGGAGACGCTCAAGCATCAGTTCGTCGGTGGCGTCGCCAAGAAGTCACCGATCCGCCTCACCGTTCCCGAGACCGGCCACTGGCATCTGGTGGTCGATATGGAAGGCCACAAGGGCCTCGCCGAATCGAGCGTCAAGCTCATCGAGAAGGCGTTGGCGCCGCGCATTCAGAGGGCTGCAGCGGGGTAG
- the dapA gene encoding 4-hydroxy-tetrahydrodipicolinate synthase: MRTIYLDSAARKRSIGGAITSLITPFRDDAIDSNALMDHVSWQIASGIDGLAVCGLAGEGPVLSDHERQTVIAICVETAAAKVPVIATTGSNCTAKTIAATRQARNAGASAALITVPYYSKPTQRGILAHFESIADATDLPLIIDNRPAHAGIDLTSVTIERLGEIGSVIGICDGGGDIGRLGAWTELLPRRVGLYTSNDAVALGFAMTGGAGCFSDAANVAPQMSAAVQHQAAAGNLAAALSLQQRLLPLWQALAAESIPATLKQAMHLDGRPVSTAVRLPLVSVEPETETAIRDALTLLHGLEHKPCTVVHDLQGRSMRI, from the coding sequence ATGAGAACGATTTATCTCGACAGCGCCGCCCGCAAGCGGAGCATCGGTGGCGCGATCACATCGCTCATCACCCCTTTTCGCGATGATGCCATCGACAGCAACGCGTTGATGGACCATGTGTCCTGGCAGATCGCCAGCGGCATCGACGGTCTTGCTGTCTGTGGCCTCGCCGGAGAAGGTCCCGTGCTGTCGGATCACGAACGGCAGACCGTTATTGCTATCTGCGTGGAGACGGCAGCGGCCAAAGTGCCGGTCATTGCAACGACGGGCAGCAATTGTACCGCCAAGACGATCGCAGCGACCCGGCAGGCCCGCAACGCCGGTGCGTCTGCGGCGCTGATAACCGTCCCCTATTATTCCAAGCCCACGCAGCGGGGCATCCTTGCCCATTTCGAAAGCATTGCCGACGCCACCGATCTGCCTTTGATCATCGATAACAGGCCAGCCCATGCAGGGATCGACCTCACGTCGGTTACGATCGAAAGGCTTGGCGAAATCGGCAGTGTCATCGGCATCTGCGACGGTGGAGGAGACATCGGCCGCCTCGGCGCGTGGACGGAGTTGCTGCCGCGACGTGTCGGTCTCTATACCAGCAATGACGCCGTAGCCCTCGGGTTTGCGATGACAGGCGGTGCCGGTTGCTTTTCTGACGCTGCCAACGTCGCGCCGCAGATGAGCGCGGCTGTCCAGCACCAAGCCGCCGCCGGTAACCTCGCGGCCGCTCTCAGCCTGCAGCAGCGCTTGCTTCCGCTGTGGCAGGCCCTTGCTGCCGAGAGTATCCCCGCGACCCTTAAACAGGCGATGCATCTGGACGGCAGGCCTGTCAGCACGGCGGTACGCTTGCCGCTGGTCTCGGTCGAGCCAGAGACGGAGACTGCTATCCGCGACGCGCTGACCCTGCTCCATGGCCTCGAGCACAAGCCCTGCACTGTTGTCCACGACCTCCAGGGCAGGTCTATGAGGATATGA
- a CDS encoding ketopantoate reductase family protein has product MPSSSIKTVCIYGAGALGGAIATRLASGALADVAVSVVARGAHLDAIRQHGLKLWTAGATEPLTVQVNATDDASTLAPQDLVITGLKGHQLGAAAAGISSLMHATTRVVMVLNGIPWWYFHRDTQSKHAETQFEELDIGGALWRSIGPDRVIGCVAYQGAEVTSPGEIHLSNDGRFVLGEPSGENTADLEAITHLLTSGGLNVSTTPLIRNEIWSKLMGNAAFNPISALTRARMSDIMADPALANMVSQVMTEVKAVGEALGASFTMSVEQRLEQSKKIGDVRTSMLQDLLAGKPLEITPLVGMVVSCGRLSGVPTPTSEAILALVTQLDRENRRSSG; this is encoded by the coding sequence ATGCCCTCGTCATCGATCAAGACAGTTTGCATTTATGGCGCCGGCGCGCTGGGAGGCGCCATCGCGACGCGACTGGCCAGCGGAGCCTTGGCGGATGTCGCAGTTTCCGTCGTAGCGCGCGGCGCTCATCTCGATGCCATCCGGCAACACGGGCTCAAGCTCTGGACGGCCGGCGCAACGGAACCGCTGACGGTCCAGGTGAATGCTACGGACGATGCCAGCACTTTAGCGCCGCAGGACCTTGTCATCACTGGCCTGAAAGGCCATCAGCTTGGCGCGGCAGCGGCAGGTATCAGCTCCCTCATGCATGCCACCACCCGCGTCGTCATGGTGCTGAACGGCATACCCTGGTGGTATTTTCATCGGGACACCCAGAGCAAGCATGCAGAGACGCAGTTCGAGGAACTGGACATCGGCGGCGCGCTGTGGCGCTCGATTGGCCCCGACCGGGTGATTGGCTGCGTTGCCTACCAGGGCGCCGAAGTCACGTCGCCCGGAGAAATCCATCTGAGCAACGACGGTCGCTTCGTGCTTGGCGAACCCTCAGGCGAAAACACCGCCGACCTCGAGGCGATTACCCACCTCCTGACATCCGGCGGCCTCAATGTCAGCACGACGCCCCTGATCCGCAACGAGATCTGGAGCAAGCTGATGGGCAATGCGGCCTTCAACCCGATCAGCGCACTGACGAGGGCGAGGATGTCGGACATCATGGCCGACCCGGCGCTCGCCAACATGGTTTCGCAGGTGATGACGGAGGTCAAGGCGGTGGGCGAAGCGCTCGGCGCGAGTTTCACGATGTCGGTCGAGCAACGGCTCGAGCAGTCGAAGAAGATCGGCGATGTCCGCACATCCATGCTGCAGGACCTGCTGGCCGGCAAGCCCCTGGAGATCACGCCGCTCGTCGGCATGGTCGTATCGTGCGGTCGCCTTTCAGGCGTGCCGACGCCGACATCCGAGGCGATCCTCGCTCTCGTCACGCAGCTCGACCGAGAAAATCGCCGCTCTTCAGGCTGA
- a CDS encoding DUF3309 family protein codes for MLSKGVITVGTILIIVILVLLLGGGGGYYAHGRYGGRGLGGVLGLVLLVLIVLWLLGGLHGGAV; via the coding sequence ATGCTAAGCAAGGGAGTGATCACCGTGGGAACGATCCTGATCATCGTAATTCTGGTTTTGTTGTTGGGTGGCGGTGGCGGTTATTATGCCCATGGTCGTTACGGCGGACGTGGCCTCGGCGGCGTGCTGGGCCTGGTGTTGCTCGTCCTGATCGTCTTGTGGCTGCTTGGCGGCCTGCACGGCGGCGCAGTCTAA
- a CDS encoding DUF982 domain-containing protein produces MDTPWKQPVTLALEGPETFVTIATTQAASWAMIEDWPQEDGPALDRALLICAEVRQGKRTDEDARKAFIAAAIEAGIAIQP; encoded by the coding sequence ATGGACACCCCCTGGAAACAGCCGGTTACCCTTGCGCTCGAAGGTCCGGAAACCTTTGTGACTATCGCCACGACACAGGCAGCATCCTGGGCAATGATCGAGGATTGGCCACAGGAGGACGGTCCGGCGCTCGATCGGGCGCTACTGATCTGCGCCGAAGTGCGCCAAGGCAAACGCACCGACGAGGACGCCCGCAAGGCATTTATCGCCGCCGCTATCGAGGCCGGCATCGCCATCCAGCCGTAG
- a CDS encoding DUF4105 domain-containing protein, which translates to MKTIGRALLLFGLILLVVAVAAWASLALWYRLPLPEVWRAVCAGIFALGGLATVVGLFGRRRASCLSAFAVASVLVIACWTTITPPSTADWAPDVARQVTGRIEGNQLTLSDVRAFDWRSDTDFTPHWESRSYDLGTVRTVDLFMSYWSGPLMAHMIVSFGFADGRQLAWSIEVRRRKGGAFSPIADLFKSNPLVIIAADERDVVGVRSNVRGEDVQLYRMNISPAGARALLLAYVADANALAEKPKFYNSLTTNCTTAVIQMVRAVGDALPFDWRLIVNGYVPDYAYDQKALDTRLPLEELKRLSHIDDKAKADGLSPAFSAHIREGVPAPLPPDQTP; encoded by the coding sequence TTGAAGACTATCGGCCGCGCCCTGCTTTTGTTCGGGCTTATCCTGCTCGTCGTCGCCGTCGCAGCATGGGCGTCGCTGGCCCTCTGGTATCGTCTACCCTTGCCAGAGGTATGGCGCGCCGTCTGTGCCGGTATCTTTGCCTTGGGCGGGCTTGCTACGGTCGTTGGCCTGTTCGGCCGCAGACGAGCCTCATGTCTTTCGGCATTCGCGGTCGCCTCCGTGCTTGTTATTGCCTGCTGGACAACGATCACGCCCCCGTCCACCGCAGACTGGGCGCCCGATGTGGCGCGTCAGGTTACGGGCAGGATCGAGGGTAACCAGCTTACGCTCAGCGATGTGCGGGCGTTCGACTGGCGGAGCGACACAGATTTCACCCCGCACTGGGAGAGCAGAAGCTACGATCTCGGCACGGTCAGGACGGTCGACCTGTTCATGTCCTACTGGTCGGGGCCGCTGATGGCCCACATGATCGTCAGCTTCGGGTTTGCCGACGGGCGGCAACTGGCTTGGTCGATCGAGGTCAGGCGCCGAAAGGGCGGAGCTTTCTCTCCGATCGCCGACCTGTTCAAGAGCAATCCACTTGTGATCATCGCCGCCGACGAGCGCGACGTGGTCGGCGTGCGCTCGAACGTGCGCGGCGAGGACGTGCAGCTCTATCGGATGAATATCTCCCCGGCCGGAGCACGGGCACTGCTGCTGGCCTATGTGGCCGACGCCAACGCGCTTGCCGAAAAGCCGAAATTCTACAACTCGCTGACGACCAACTGCACCACGGCAGTTATCCAGATGGTGCGGGCTGTGGGCGACGCCCTGCCCTTCGACTGGCGGCTCATCGTCAACGGTTATGTCCCGGATTATGCCTACGACCAGAAGGCTCTCGATACGCGTTTGCCGCTCGAAGAACTGAAGCGACTGTCGCATATCGACGACAAGGCCAAGGCCGACGGGCTGTCGCCCGCGTTCTCCGCCCACATCCGGGAGGGCGTGCCTGCGCCGTTGCCGCCCGACCAGACCCCGTGA